From the Anguilla anguilla isolate fAngAng1 chromosome 6, fAngAng1.pri, whole genome shotgun sequence genome, one window contains:
- the LOC118230180 gene encoding serpin A3-3-like, whose amino-acid sequence MGDLSGIHGDLAVDLYRGLAVDRPHENVLFAISSVLAFLSEGSGSQTQKEILSTLGISNRDNANRACSAWRVLVESLSRRGGEIHLATGSSLHVEKTFRLSPKFQNHSRGKWDKPFVRRHTVNWWFRVNGPLAVEVPMMFRDDTEVLKMLYDTNCSFTVVRLPYAGPLAMLLLLPRGEMGQLCLHICLSVTRMKFWLTNLKPGRAEIRLPKFVLRRLYPLQSILKPTAVQTLFTDLVDLSGFFPNRKLGLQAMHEAILEVDETESESQGGKSAMLDFSEPQSIIFDHPFMLLIYHEPTGTILLIGKLTNLAEN is encoded by the exons ATGGGTGACCTCTCTGGTATCCATGGAGACCTGGCCGTTGACCTGTACCGTGGGCTGGCTGTTGACAGGCCGCATGAAAATGTACTCTTCGCTATCTCCTCGGTGCTGGCCTTCCTCTCAGAGGGCTCTGGTTCTCAGACCCAGAAGGAAATCCTCTCTACACTTGGGATAAGCAACAGGGACAATGCGAACAGAGCGTGCTCAGCTTGGAGAGTGCTGGTCGAGTCTCTATCTCGGAGGGGAGGAGAGATTCACCTGGCTACAGGAAGCTCCCTGCACGTTGAAAAGACTTTCAGGCTCTCTCCGAAGTTCCAAAACCACTCCAGAG GCAAGTGGGATAAACCATTTGTGCGCCGTCACACAGTGAACTGGTGGTTCCGGGTGAATGGCCCACTGGCAGTAGAGGTGCCCATGATGTTCCGTGATGACACGGAGGTGCTGAAGATGCTCTATGACACCAACTGCTCATTTACTGTGGTGCGGTTGCCCTATGCCGGGCCACTGGCcatgttgctgctgctgcccagAGGAGAGATGGGCCAACTTTGTCTTcacatctgtctgtcagtcaccaGGATGAAGTTCTGGCTGACTAACCTCAAACCTGG ACGGGCCGAAATCCGCCTTCCGAAGTTTGTCCTGAGAAGGTTGTACCCCTTGCAGAGCATTCTGAAGCCTACAGCAGTTCAGACCCTTTTTACAGACTTAGTGGATCTGTCAGGCTTCTTCCCCAACAGGAAACTCGGCCTCCAG GCCATGCATGAAGCCATCCTTGAGGTTGatgagacagagtcagagagccAGGGGGGCAAAAGTGCCATGCTGGACTTCTCTGAACCTCAGAGTATCATCTTCGACCACCCATTCATGCTGCTCATCTACCATGAGCCCACAGGGACCATACTACTTATAGGAAAACTTACAAACCTTGCCGAGAACTAA